The genomic stretch AGGTAAATGAGGTCTATCAAAAGCCTTCAGCACCTCAGAAGAGTGtactcaaagatgaaaatgaggTCACTATGGTTGAGCAAAAACCTTCTTCTCCTCCAGGTTGCATGGAGGGAGGGATAGATGAGGTGACTGTGGTTGAGCAGAAGTCTTCAGCTTCTCTGGTGAGTATGCTAGGAGAGGGAGAAAATGTGACTGTGGTTGAGCAAAAGCTTTCTACTCCCCCAGGGAGTATGCTAGTAGAGGGAAAGAAAGGGGTCGTGGTCAATCAAAAGCCATCTGCTCCTCCAGGGAGTATGCTCGGATAGGGTAAGAAGTTGAATGTGGTCGATCGAAGGCGTTCTCCCAAGGTTCACTCTCTTGAACCctctgaaataaaaaagaaaaagatactaCTGCCACCAAAGAGTGTTCACTCTCTGAAATTGGATTCCTCAAGTGACAAGATGCCAGAGACAGAATAGAAAATGAAATCTTCATCTAAGATCTTAGGAGGTGTAGATGCAGGAGGTAAGAAAGACAGTGCTGctaattatagaaaataaataattgcgCCTAAAGTATCTGCAGAGAAATCTTTGAAGACGCCAACGCTTTCATCTCCTCCAAAATCTTCCTCTGTTAAACCTTTGATCTTGAGGGTAAGAAGCAATAAAAGCTTAAAACTGCTGGCTCCTCTGAAGGACCAGAACAAGATGCGGAGAGATGGGACAAATAAACTGAACCCAGAAATGGTTCCTGAGAAAACTTTACGTACTCCCAAAGTGAAAGCATCACCAAAGTCTTCATCCCATTTACAATCACGTCCGTTGtctaatgaagaagataaaaaggaaGTTGTTAAGCCTCCAGACAGTGCATTGGGTAAATACACCTCTAGCAGCAAAAAGCTGTTGCACATAGCAGAATCAGAAACTATTGGGAAAAATCAGAAAAAGACATTGAGAAAAGGTAAGACAGGTGTTTCTAATGATAATAATTCTTCGGCAGTGAAACTGAAGTTCAGGAGGGGCAAGATAGTTGATCTCCAGCAAGAAACCTGCAGCC from Capsicum annuum cultivar UCD-10X-F1 unplaced genomic scaffold, UCD10Xv1.1 ctg77292, whole genome shotgun sequence encodes the following:
- the LOC124894768 gene encoding uncharacterized protein LOC124894768; this translates as MKSSSKILGGVDAGEKSLKTPTLSSPPKSSSVKPLILRVRSNKSLKLLAPLKDQNKMRRDGTNKLNPEMVPEKTLRTPKVKASPKSSSHLQSRPLSNEEDKKEVVKPPDSALGKYTSSSKKLLHIAESETIGKNQKKTLRKGKTGVSNDNNSSAVKLKFRRGKIVDLQQETCSPRRLTFRWGRHVGESQDSNIRKRIFKNKVVDGDKSNTIPISGKIILRHQDVQEKKDVQGLLNNVIEKTASKLIETGKSKVKALVGDFETVISIHNKPSAVIVS